A DNA window from Microcystis aeruginosa NIES-843 contains the following coding sequences:
- the smpB gene encoding SsrA-binding protein SmpB, whose product MANQDDKIKIITDNRQARHLYEILETFEAGVQLLGTEVKSVRAGKVNLRDGYVLVRNGEAVLINVHISPYEQSSEYFNHDPRRTRKLLMHKKEISKLIGQVEQKGLTLVPLKMYFKGSWVKISIGLGRGKKLHDKREDLKRRQDQRDMARAMKR is encoded by the coding sequence ATGGCCAATCAAGACGACAAAATCAAAATTATCACTGATAACCGGCAAGCGCGCCATCTCTACGAGATTTTAGAGACTTTTGAAGCGGGGGTGCAGTTGCTGGGGACCGAGGTTAAATCCGTGCGTGCCGGTAAGGTAAACCTGCGGGATGGTTACGTTTTAGTCCGCAATGGTGAAGCGGTGTTAATTAATGTTCATATTTCCCCCTACGAACAGAGTAGCGAATATTTTAATCACGATCCGCGCCGGACGAGAAAATTGTTGATGCACAAAAAGGAAATCAGCAAACTCATCGGTCAAGTGGAACAGAAAGGCTTAACTCTTGTGCCTTTGAAGATGTATTTTAAAGGTAGTTGGGTAAAAATCAGCATTGGCCTCGGTAGAGGCAAAAAATTACACGATAAACGCGAAGATTTGAA
- the cofH gene encoding 7,8-didemethyl-8-hydroxy-5-deazariboflavin synthase subunit CofH, with product MTNSSITAPVTDILAKARSGANLSAKEAIILLETTDNRLIAWIRETADFLRRQQTGDTVTYVINRNINFSNICEQHCSFCAFRRDEDEEGAFWLNLEEIIAKAADAVRRGATEICMQGGLNPKAKIKGNSLDYYLEIVKNLKQAFPDLHLHAFSPQEVQFIAREDGLSYEKVIASLQEAGVNSLPGTAAEVLVDEVRRVICPEKIDAATWLEIVGTAHRLGLHTTSTMLCGHIETPSQQVQHLEKIRKQQEIALENNYPAKITEFILLPFVGQSAPKPLRNRVGQDQPILADTLKLTAVARIYLGNSIKNHQPSWVKLGLQGATEALNWGCNDLGGTLMEEHITTMAGALGGTCLTVEELATAIKSLDRPARQRDTIY from the coding sequence GTGACTAACTCCTCCATCACCGCACCCGTAACCGATATTTTGGCAAAAGCGCGGTCAGGGGCGAATTTATCGGCAAAAGAAGCGATTATCTTGCTAGAAACTACCGATAACCGTTTAATTGCCTGGATTCGGGAAACGGCCGACTTTTTGCGTCGTCAACAGACGGGAGATACCGTCACCTACGTTATCAATCGCAATATTAATTTTAGTAACATTTGTGAGCAGCATTGCAGTTTTTGTGCATTCAGACGCGATGAAGATGAAGAGGGGGCTTTCTGGCTTAATTTAGAGGAAATTATCGCTAAAGCGGCCGATGCTGTCCGTCGTGGGGCCACAGAAATTTGTATGCAGGGAGGATTAAACCCAAAAGCCAAGATTAAGGGCAATTCCTTAGACTATTACCTCGAAATTGTTAAAAACCTGAAGCAAGCCTTTCCTGACCTGCATTTACACGCTTTTTCGCCCCAAGAAGTCCAATTTATTGCTAGAGAAGACGGTTTAAGTTACGAAAAAGTTATCGCTTCTCTGCAAGAAGCAGGAGTGAATTCTCTCCCGGGGACGGCTGCCGAGGTGTTGGTGGATGAGGTAAGACGGGTAATTTGTCCAGAAAAAATCGATGCCGCCACTTGGTTAGAAATAGTCGGTACTGCCCATCGCTTGGGGTTACATACCACCAGTACCATGCTCTGCGGTCATATTGAAACCCCTAGCCAACAGGTGCAGCACCTTGAAAAAATTAGAAAACAACAAGAAATCGCCCTAGAAAATAATTATCCGGCTAAAATCACCGAATTTATTTTATTGCCTTTTGTGGGACAATCGGCCCCCAAACCCCTGAGAAATCGAGTCGGACAAGATCAACCAATTTTAGCCGATACATTAAAGTTAACGGCAGTGGCGCGGATTTATTTGGGCAATAGCATTAAAAATCATCAACCCAGTTGGGTAAAATTGGGCTTACAGGGGGCGACAGAAGCTTTAAACTGGGGTTGCAACGATCTCGGTGGCACTCTCATGGAAGAACATATTACCACTATGGCCGGAGCCCTGGGCGGTACTTGTTTGACCGTCGAGGAATTAGCAACGGCGATTAAATCCCTCGATCGCCCCGCCCGTCAACGGGATACAATCTATTAG
- the psb29 gene encoding photosystem II biogenesis protein Psp29, whose protein sequence is MDKIRTVSDSKRDFYTRHTRPINSVYRRVVEELLVEMHLLSVNVDFHYDPIYALGVVTSFEKFMEGYRPGEDKPNIFNALCQAVNGNPEVYRRDAENMIAIAKETNIDSLLSQLQNPALGANNQLSDSLVSLINAPKFKYSRLFAIGLYTILAEAQPDIIKEKEKREQILQKFSEILRLSSEKLQKDLDVYRGNLDKMDQLLKVIEDALEAEKKKRQQKEQEKQTTLQ, encoded by the coding sequence GTGGACAAAATTCGTACTGTTTCCGATAGTAAGCGTGATTTTTATACTCGCCACACCCGCCCCATCAATTCGGTGTATCGGCGCGTGGTTGAGGAATTATTAGTCGAGATGCACCTGCTCTCTGTTAATGTAGATTTCCATTATGATCCAATTTATGCCCTTGGTGTGGTTACTTCTTTCGAGAAGTTCATGGAAGGCTATCGTCCGGGGGAGGATAAACCGAATATTTTTAATGCTTTGTGCCAAGCGGTTAACGGTAATCCCGAAGTCTATCGTCGTGATGCCGAAAATATGATCGCTATTGCCAAAGAAACTAATATTGATTCCTTGCTTTCGCAACTGCAAAACCCTGCTCTAGGTGCTAACAATCAGTTGTCTGATAGTCTAGTTTCGTTGATCAACGCGCCTAAGTTTAAGTATAGCCGCCTTTTTGCCATCGGTCTTTATACTATTTTAGCCGAAGCACAACCGGACATAATCAAGGAAAAAGAAAAACGCGAACAAATTTTGCAAAAGTTCTCAGAAATTCTCCGTCTCTCCAGCGAGAAACTGCAAAAAGACCTCGATGTTTATCGCGGTAATCTTGATAAAATGGATCAGCTGCTCAAGGTGATCGAAGATGCCCTAGAAGCAGAAAAGAAAAAACGTCAACAAAAAGAACAGGAAAAACAAACCACCCTGCAATAA